The genomic interval TCTGCACCAGACCGAGGAAAGCATGGACCGGGAGATCGGCCGCATCCGATTCATCATGGCCAAGTGCCGGCAGCTGCTCCCCATATACCTTGCAAGGCACAGGGGAAACATGCTACTGGCCCGTCTCCTCGTCGCCCAGAACGAGCTGGTGCGCGAGGTTTTTGCGGAAGAGTATCGGGATCTCATTGCGGGCATATATGGCAATCAACCGGAATTGATGTACATTCTGGCAAGCCAGAGCCTGCGGCAGGGGGGCTGGATGGAGGAGGCCGAGGCGGCCGTGGCCGAGGCGCTCCACCTGAATCCCGCCGAGAGATTGGTATTGCAGGAGAAAAAAATTATTGATAACTAGAGAGCCCGGTACAAATCTTGACTTTGCAACGGAGAGGTATACCCTGGGTTTTCAAATGAGGAGGCATGTTGGTATGAAAAAGCTCGTTTTGCTGGCCGTTATCGTCAGCCTGACCTTCGCTTGGGGCTGCGCCAAAAAGGTGAAGTCCCAGCCGGAGCCGGCTCCCGTCAAGCAGGAAAAGGTTCTCTCGCCCATGGAACTCTATGAGCAGGAGTACCGGAAACTGCCCACTTCCCACACCGTCGTGAAGGGCGAGTGCCTGTGGTGGATCTCCGAGTACAAGCAGATCTACAACGACCCCTTCATGTGGCCCCTGATCTACAAGGCCAACCGCGCCCAGATCAAGAAGAGCCCGAACCTCATCTACCCCGGCCAGAATTTCGCCATTCCGCGCGACTTCTCGCTGGACGATGCGAAGGCTGCCCGCCACATGGCCGGCAAGTCCAAGAAGCGCTCTGATCCCGCCGCCACCGCCGTGCTGCCCCCGGCTCTCCGCAGCCAGCTCGGTTACGGCTTCTAAGACAGACGCCTGACGATCCGATAAGAAAAGGCGCCCTGCCGGCAACGGCAAGGCGCCTTTTTGATTGCCCGCCCCGCGCGTTCCGCCGGACGCGTTGACTCTCCCGCGCGCTCTGCTATGTTGTCACATAACCACCCTGGAGCGCTCATGAAACTTCCAGCCTGGCTCTCCTCCACCACGTCCAAGCTCGTCCTGCTCATCGCCCTGGTCCTGCTGGCGGGCTCTCTGGGCTTCACCTATTTCGAGCGCGAGGGCCGGGGCGAGGACGTCTTCACCGCCCTCTGGTGGACGGTGGTGACCCTGACCACTGTGGGCTACGGCGACGTGGTCCCGCTGACCACCGGCGGACGCGTCACCGGTTTCCTGGTCATGGTCTGCGGCATCGGACTGGTCTCCACCCTGACCGGCAATCTCGCCTCCCTCCTGGTGGACCGCAAGGTCCGCAAACGCAAAGGACTGCTCGCGGTGAAAAAGGTCGGCCACATCGTCGTCATGGGCTGGAACGGCTTCGCCCTGAACCTGGTCAAGAACCTCGGCGAGGCCGGGCTGCTCAAGGAGCGCGGCCTGGTGCTGGTCAACGCCCTGCCCCAGGACGCCCGCGACCAGATCGCCTACCAGCTCGACCTGGGCGACAACCTCGAATTCGTCTTCGGCAACATCATCCAGGAGAGCGTGGTCCATCGGGCCCGTCCCGAAGCCGCCAAGGTCATCTATCTCCTCTCCCAGGAGAACATGGAGGCCAAGGACGCCGATCAGCAGACCCTCTACGCCGCCCTGGCCGTGCGGGAACAGACCAAGGACGTGCCGCTCTACTGCGAGGTGGTCCTGCCCGAAAACCGCAAGCATCTCCTGCGCGCCGGGGCCACCGAGACGCTCATCCGGGGCGAAATCGCCAGTCGCGTCCTGGGCCTCATGGGCAGCAACCAGTCGGTCTGGGCCTTTCTCCAGACCCTGCTGGGGATGCGCGGGGACAACGTTCTGGACTTCCGCCCCCTCAACGCCGAGGAGAAGGCCGGTTCCTGGCGCGGGCTTGCCGACTCCATGCGCCGCGCCGACGGCTGCCTGCCCCTGGCACTGTGCCAGTTCTCACGCGCCCTGTCCTTGGGCGACATCCTGGACGAGGGACAGGCCCTGGACAAGTTCATCCTGGAGCTGTTCCAGAACTCCGGCCGCGACACCCGCCTGGGCAGCCAAGGTCCGGGCGTGCGCGTGAACCCGCCGGACGACGAACCCCTGGCCGCCTATGACGCGGTCCTCTTCCTCAAGCCCGGAGCCGCGCAATGACAGACAGCCTGGACTGGAGCAAGATCGCACTGTTCGATGGTTTTTCCGAGGAATGGCTCACGCGGGCGCGGGGCATCTTCGACCGCCTGGACGTCCCGGCGGGAACCCTGCTCATCGAGGAGGGCCAGAGCGGAGACGAGATGTACATCCTCGTCCAGGGCCGGGTGCGGGTGACCAAGTCCATGCTTCTCAAGGACATGTCCCTGCCCCTGGCGGTGGTTGAGAACCCCCGCAAGGTTCTGGCCACCCTGGACGGCAGCCGCTTCCCCCTGTTCGGGGAGATCGCCCTCATCGACCGCGACACCCGCTCGGCCACGGTGACGGTGCTGGAGGACTCCCAGTTCCTGCGCACCGACCGTGAGCGCTTCTTCGATCTCATGGAGAGCGAGCCGGCACTGGCCGCACGCCTGTTGCTCATCCTGGCCAAGCGCTTCGCGGCCACAATCCGCAAGGGCAACACCGAACTGGTCAAGCTCTCCACGGCCCTGGCTCTGGCTCTCTCGCGCGGTTCCTGATTTCCGCGCGGACTTTGCCTTTTGCCCTCCTCCGGGCTAGGATCAAGCCGGAGCATCACGGAGACCCGCCATGAGGATCGCCGTCATCGCCGGGTATTCGCCCGCCCTGACCAATTTCCACGGGCCGCTGCTGGCGGCCATGCGTGCGCGCGGCCACGAGGTCACGGCCCTGGCCCCGGACGACAGCCCCGCCGCGCGCGGCGCCCTGCGGCGAATGGGCGTGGCCTTCGTGCCCGTGTCCCTGAGCCGGGCCGGGCTCAATCCCCTGGCCGACCTGGCCTTCCTGCGCGAACTCACGGGCTGGCTGCGCCGTCTGGCCCCGGACGTGGTCCTCTCGCTCATGGTCAAGCCCGTGATCTGGGGCTCCCTGGCGGCGCGGCTGGCCCGCGTGCCCGCGATCCACGCCCTCATCCCCGGCCTGGGCCGGGCCTTCGGCCTGGAGGGCGAACACCTTCCGCCGGGCCGCAAACTCCTGAACCTGCTCGTGCGCGGGCTCTACCGTCTGGCCCTGCCGCGTTGCCGCGGCGTGCTCTTCCTCAATCCCGACGACCGCGACCTGTTCCGCGCCCTAGGCCTGCTGCGGCCGGAGCAGGCCTCCATCGTGGTGCCCGGCGCGGGGGTGGACCTGACGCGCTTCTCCCCGGCCGACCCAGTGCTGCCCGATCCCGTCGAGGGCGGGCCGGTGTTCCTGACCATGACCCGCCTGCTCCTGGACAAGGGCCTGCCGGAATTCGTCGAGGCCGCCCGGCTCCTCAAGACCCGCTACCCGGCCGCCGAGTTCCGGGTGCTCGGCGCGCCCGAGCCCGGCCCGGGCGGAGTGCCCGCCGAACGGCTGCGGGCCTGGGCCGAGGAAGGCGCGGTGCGTGTGCTGGAGCCGGTGGCCGACGTGCGGCCGGAGCTGCGCCGGGCCTCGGTCTGCGTCCTGGCCTCGGCCTATCGCGAGGGCCTGCCGCGCTCCCTGCTGGAGGCCATGAGCATGAGCCGACCGATCATCGCCAGCGACACCCCCGGCTGTCGTGAGACCGTGATTCCCGGCCGCAACGGCTTCCTCGTGCCGCCACGCGATCCCCAGGCCCTGGCCCAGGCCATGGAGCGTTTCATCCTCGACCCGGAACTCATCGCGGAGATGGGGGCGGAGAGCCGCCTCCTGGCCGAGCGGCGTTTCGGCTCCGAAGAGGTCAATGCCCGTATCCTCGACTTCCTGGGGCTTGCGTGAAGCGTCTTCTGGACGTGATCCTCTCGGCCCTGCTCCTGGCGATACTCTCGCCGTTCCTGGCCGCCACGGCCCTGGCCGTGCGTCTGAATCTCGGGCCGGGCGTGCTCTTCCGCCAGAAGCGGCCGGGGCTCGGCGGCAGGCCCTTCACCCTGCTCAAGTTCCGCACCATGCGCCCCGGCCACGGCCCGGACGCCGAACGTCTGACCCGCCTGGGCCGTTTTCTGCGGCGCGCCTCCCTGGACGAGCTGCCCGAACTCTGGAACGTGCTGCGCGGGGACATGAGCATGGTGGGCCCCCGCCCTCTGCTCATGCGCTACCTGCCGCTCTACACCCCGCGTCAGGCCCGGCGCATGGAGGTTCCGCCCGGGATCACGGGCTGGGCCCAAATCAACGGCCGCAACGCCCAGACCTGGGAGGAACGCTTCGAACTGGACCTCTGGTACGTGGAACACCGCTCCACGGCGCTGGACCTGCGCATCCTGGCCCGCACGGTCTGGACCGTGCTCTCGGGCCGGGGCGTGAGCGCGCCGGGAGAGGCCACCATGCCGGAGTTCAGGGGCTCGGCCCGGCACGATGAAAACAGCTAGGCCTTAGGGGAGTTCCTTGGGCGGGTTGAGCGGCACCCAGCGCACGGTCTCGCCAGGGTCCAGGGTTTCGCGGATGGGCAGGTGCCCCTGCAGGGGATTGGCGCTGTTGGGCCGTTCGGCCTGAATCCACCAGAGATG from Desulfovibrio aminophilus DSM 12254 carries:
- a CDS encoding sugar transferase, which gives rise to MKRLLDVILSALLLAILSPFLAATALAVRLNLGPGVLFRQKRPGLGGRPFTLLKFRTMRPGHGPDAERLTRLGRFLRRASLDELPELWNVLRGDMSMVGPRPLLMRYLPLYTPRQARRMEVPPGITGWAQINGRNAQTWEERFELDLWYVEHRSTALDLRILARTVWTVLSGRGVSAPGEATMPEFRGSARHDENS
- a CDS encoding potassium channel family protein, with protein sequence MKLPAWLSSTTSKLVLLIALVLLAGSLGFTYFEREGRGEDVFTALWWTVVTLTTVGYGDVVPLTTGGRVTGFLVMVCGIGLVSTLTGNLASLLVDRKVRKRKGLLAVKKVGHIVVMGWNGFALNLVKNLGEAGLLKERGLVLVNALPQDARDQIAYQLDLGDNLEFVFGNIIQESVVHRARPEAAKVIYLLSQENMEAKDADQQTLYAALAVREQTKDVPLYCEVVLPENRKHLLRAGATETLIRGEIASRVLGLMGSNQSVWAFLQTLLGMRGDNVLDFRPLNAEEKAGSWRGLADSMRRADGCLPLALCQFSRALSLGDILDEGQALDKFILELFQNSGRDTRLGSQGPGVRVNPPDDEPLAAYDAVLFLKPGAAQ
- a CDS encoding LysM peptidoglycan-binding domain-containing protein; translated protein: MKKLVLLAVIVSLTFAWGCAKKVKSQPEPAPVKQEKVLSPMELYEQEYRKLPTSHTVVKGECLWWISEYKQIYNDPFMWPLIYKANRAQIKKSPNLIYPGQNFAIPRDFSLDDAKAARHMAGKSKKRSDPAATAVLPPALRSQLGYGF
- a CDS encoding glycosyltransferase family 4 protein; amino-acid sequence: MRIAVIAGYSPALTNFHGPLLAAMRARGHEVTALAPDDSPAARGALRRMGVAFVPVSLSRAGLNPLADLAFLRELTGWLRRLAPDVVLSLMVKPVIWGSLAARLARVPAIHALIPGLGRAFGLEGEHLPPGRKLLNLLVRGLYRLALPRCRGVLFLNPDDRDLFRALGLLRPEQASIVVPGAGVDLTRFSPADPVLPDPVEGGPVFLTMTRLLLDKGLPEFVEAARLLKTRYPAAEFRVLGAPEPGPGGVPAERLRAWAEEGAVRVLEPVADVRPELRRASVCVLASAYREGLPRSLLEAMSMSRPIIASDTPGCRETVIPGRNGFLVPPRDPQALAQAMERFILDPELIAEMGAESRLLAERRFGSEEVNARILDFLGLA
- a CDS encoding cyclic nucleotide-binding domain-containing protein — its product is MTDSLDWSKIALFDGFSEEWLTRARGIFDRLDVPAGTLLIEEGQSGDEMYILVQGRVRVTKSMLLKDMSLPLAVVENPRKVLATLDGSRFPLFGEIALIDRDTRSATVTVLEDSQFLRTDRERFFDLMESEPALAARLLLILAKRFAATIRKGNTELVKLSTALALALSRGS